The DNA window ctccagttttccctcgaatgagcccccaggagcctttggcagtaatggccctcagtgggacccattaacgctccaagaaacttgcAAAATTAcatctgacgttgacttctggagaggtttcatcagcttcccctgtgtctgagcctcatgggctcagcaccaaaaccaccagagaggtcaataaaatgccttgggctggtcctgctcagtatagaaatgggggttggccgggcggcaggaatccgtgttcgctgctcgggatgggcatcgggtggtaagcaattgtgctgcatcactcctggtttcctattttcttttacaatgattgttattttctttcccgttactggtctatcaaactggctgtatctcaacccatgagatttttattcctttttctccctcttctccctatccctctgcagggggtCGGGGGGCAGTGAGTGAAGAGCTGCGTGGTCTTTACCCCCCgtcaaggctgaggagtgagctggctctgctcatgtcactgcagctttaggacaaccaggagtttccctgaggttttcctgcaggaatatgctgagcagctcctctgcgttacaagtggatcacagatgaggtaactagtgaatggcagaagctgtaacccctttcccaaatccccgctgctgtggagcagggatgactccttgggagcccacaagcagagctctgctcctcacggcacacttggccagcaacaatgagagctccaacaagggcaatgcagaaagctcccgcaaaaaaggacacaggcaaagcgTGGTTttggggcttgggtttggaagggcaggcaatgggaagagatttgctcagagctgtcctgacttgtgagtgtgctttcctcctttggcagtaccttgggaacaaagggatccgatgtccaacggcagctccatcacccacttcctcctcctggcattcgcagacaggcgggagctgcagctcttgcacttctgcctcttcctgggcatctacctggctgccctcatgggcaatggcctcatcatcactgccgtagcctgtgaccaccgcctccacacccccatgtacttcctcctcaacctcgccctcctcgacctgggtgccatctccaccactctgcccaaggCCATGGCCagctccctctgggacaccagggccatctcttacactggatgtgttgcacagctctttctgtttctcaccttgatgtcagcagagttttatcttctgacagtcatggcctatgaccgctacgtggccatctgcaaacccctgcactatgggtccctcctgggcagcagagcttgtgtccacatggcagcagctgcctggggcagtggctttctctatgctgtgctgcacacagctaatacattttcaatacctctctgccaagggaatggcctagaccagttcttctgtgaaactccccagatcctcaagctctcctgctcacaatcagactacctcagggaagctGGCCTTCTGGTGGTTAGTGCTTTTggctttttggggtgttttgttttcattgcggtgtcctatgtgcagatcttcagggctgtgacgaggatcccctcacagcagggaagacagaaagccttttccacgtgcctccctcacctggccgtggtttcCCTCTTTATCACCACTGGGGTGTTTTCCAACCTGAAGCCGCCCTCCGtctcctcttcattcctgaatctagtgctgtcatttctgtactcggtggtgcctccagcagtgaaccccctcatctacagcatgaggaaccaggagctcaaggatgccctgaggaaactgattggacattttttcatcagccatagactgtgtaccttcctctgcaaaggattcacagcatctggtgtgacaagcattcactattcctcctctcctccttgacTTTTCACTTCTcatctgtgacaaaaaaaatttaTGTAAATGAAGAGTCAGTAAGCGTGTTTCAGTcagtgtgtgtttaaataaacaaaaaatgaaccaGCTAACActttttctgagacccatcagcagcagggctgaataaacgggagatgagaagacctttctggctgcagcagcctggggcaggctgtcccagtgccactctgtcactggggcggcgggagctgcctgagggtccccagggccagggctcttgtactgggctggggagaggggatggcagtgaggggctgcagacccctcagaatatcctggggaggaggacacaggggcccactgactgcctttgccttgtgcccacgtgccccccatctctggggctgaccctcctctgccccccagcagctgcggtgcccttcagaggggctgtggctgtggagcgagtgcccagagctctgcagcaccctggggcaggctctgctgttgggccagcgcagactgggctgggatggagagagggcaggggaggtggcagagcttggagggagctgggctgggctggaaagtgcccaggaggaaaaatcctcagagtgcagcttgtaccgtgtgcccatgcggggtgaggactcacaccagagtgtttgtggtgcagagccagggcttgtggaattggtgtccatctccagggtttggtagtggtggggctgaagggatgggcctctgtgagaagagaccaggggctgcttccgtgccagacagagctggttccagacggctccaaaagaaacccaccgctggccaaaactgagcccatcaaCGAGGGTGGTTGAACCtctgtgagagtgtatttaagaGAGGACACAAGTGctcgagtgggagaggagtgagggaaaaagcagtgtgagaaacagccctgaaaacaccagggtgagtgaagaaggagggagaggaggtgctacaagtgccagagcagatggtctcctgcagcctgtggagaataccacagtagagcaggtatttccctgcagcctaaggagaggagcacagcagaggaggtaatccctgcacttggtggaggacccaacactggagaggttggatatttcctgaaagaatttcagcttgaggagagcccatgctgtagcaggtttatctcgaaagactgtagcctgtaagagggaccccatgggaaaagtggtagaaggaaggagcagcagagaggaattgttatggactgaccaggacccccattccccatcgccctgcactgctcagggggaaggagggagaggagctgggaacgaagcagcaaagttcagcaagggaaaaaatgtgtgggaggaggctttccaggcgataaggtcttccatcggtcctatgcttctttggccctcagcctttgcagctgcACATGCCTGGCCTGCCCACTTACCTTCACTACTGTCCCCTTTGTACgaggcccacacacatcttggcacgcccagcgtaacgtggcctccaccaaagctggagcccacctggacttggaggcagggagggacccgGTCCCCTCTGTCTGGGGCTGGGCACAACTTTTCCCTGGAAACCTCCCTGAGGAGAACTCCTCgtctgtgtcagcctggggcccggcaggggtggcccagggacaagggctgctggggcagggatgaaggagctcagctgggacagtgttagactgaagatctaaaggtgcctggttcagccctgggcttcagcagtgatttttctccctctgctttttgcagagcccgtctgccgccttccagcctgccccagccctgcttgctccttcacctcttgccagagcactgtccctgccctggacctgcacatctgcgccttagaaggagccttcctccagccccacaagtccccagcctccccctgggcaggactctccactcagggctgctttggggtggtctccagctgtgcctccttccctgctccacaggattgggatgtgtcctctgcgggGTCTCTGAACGacccagttcctctcctctttgtcatgctcaatggtgcagagtctgttccgctcctcaggcgcctcctgcaccttgtcttcagttcccagagcagaggccactggacccatagtctcagggagaggcactccctggagctgcggcctgaatggcagcatccttcccccgggggggtgttgcagtgagacctctgatgtgcccaggacagctgacaaagccaTGCTGAGGATCACCCACCGGAGTGCATGGCCATCAGTATTGTTTAGTCACACactgtcctgagcagaatttcttggccccctttgccctcctgctccaatgactggtaacacgccaatatgctcctctctgggcatcagccccatggagatggacacctgcccttcaccccacctccaggaatgctgtggggcagaggggtgcaggaggaggcccgCTACATGGATGAGGGCGTGTGAGCTTTCTGCCCCCATGTTGCCCCATCGCACACCCTGGGGTGCCATCAGAGCCtgggggcacctcaccccagggagggcatgtcCCTCACCTTGTTGTACTTCTCCTCCTGTTCCGCTGCGCCCAGATGTGGCACACAGGggggttgcccttgccctggggggcagaggaggctcaggagttttctcctctccgttggccctggagggggccagagcgtgggagcagcacctgcagccagagcctccttctgccccatcgcccttcagagacgctggaggggcagtgctctgcagtgcagccctgtgctgggatcaggccccaggggagaggcagtgcggacttcccccatctcaggagggctcaagtgctgtttcctgcagagggtccctgggcacccaggggacaaaggggctgtgcttgtcacagacccctcatgggaggagagtgtctcctgctgggaaggctccagagggtgtagctcagtggcagagcacccactttgcatgtgggagatcctggcttccatccccagcatctccaagggggttcttccctgaatgcccagcctcagggaatcatagaatcatagaatcatagaatcttcatggttggaaaggacctttgagatcatcgagtccaaccatacacacacacacacacaaaaaaaatcccaaaaaaccccaacaacctgcaATCTGTGCCATTCAGAGAATGCTCTGAAATGCCAAgtctagacgttccttaaacacctctagggatggtgactcaaccccctccctgggcaggctgttccagtgcctgaccactctgtcagtaaagtcattcttcctaatatctaacctaaacctcccctgccgcagcttcagaccatttcctctggtcctgtcattattcccttgggacaagaggccaacagccacctctctacaccctcctttcagggagttgtagagggcaatgaggtctcccctcagcctcctcttctccaagctaaacatgcccagctccctcagcctctcctcatatgccctggtctccagacccctcaccagcctggtcgctctcctctggacacgctccagcacctcaatgtccctcttgtacagaggggcccagaactgaacacagcactcgaggtgaggcctcaccagtgccaagtacagaggcaccatcacttccctgctcctgctggccacgctgttcctgatacaagccagaatgctgttggccttcttggccacctgggcacactgctggctcatgtgaagcaggccatccaccagcacccccaggtccttttctgccgggcagctttccagccactcttccccaa is part of the Larus michahellis chromosome 21, bLarMic1.1, whole genome shotgun sequence genome and encodes:
- the LOC141733792 gene encoding olfactory receptor 14A16-like encodes the protein MSNGSSITHFLLLAFADRRELQLLHFCLFLGIYLAALMGNGLIITAVACDHRLHTPMYFLLNLALLDLGAISTTLPKAMASSLWDTRAISYTGCVAQLFLFLTLMSAEFYLLTVMAYDRYVAICKPLHYGSLLGSRACVHMAAAAWGSGFLYAVLHTANTFSIPLCQGNGLDQFFCETPQILKLSCSQSDYLREAGLLVVSAFGFLGCFVFIAVSYVQIFRAVTRIPSQQGRQKAFSTCLPHLAVVSLFITTGVFSNLKPPSVSSSFLNLVLSFLYSVVPPAVNPLIYSMRNQELKDALRKLIGHFFISHRLFRQGRLCAVTLNIIHPNGARSWPKVCFSRSFDRGPTAQLLTNHCSIIRVPGVITHGPPPALVFYLHSPSTASAAILQSHLRSPFNHQDGTGQESAESQSAGFC